From one Natronorubrum sediminis genomic stretch:
- a CDS encoding TIGR04024 family LLM class F420-dependent oxidoreductase, translating into MTERDVFLPVGAQPTLDALVDQAITAEELGYDRAWFPESWGRDAVTAIATTAERTDEIGLGTSIVNVYSRSPALLGQTAATLQEATDGRFRLGVGPSGPIVIENWHGQEFGNPLRRTRETIDIVKQVLTGEPVQYDGEYFDLNGFRLRCDAPDPAPPIDAAALGPKAVELVGRFADGWHAVNYTSGGIEERLEDLERGAELGDRDPDDIRVTLSVGCCALEDAERANELVSQHIAFYIGGMGTFYRDNLARQGYEDLAHEIHDAWQEDERDHAVDLVQSELREQMGAAGTPADARDQLEKFESIDGVDAVYVSFPRGATTDEIHETMTALAP; encoded by the coding sequence ATGACAGAACGAGACGTCTTTCTGCCAGTCGGCGCACAGCCGACGCTCGATGCGCTCGTCGATCAGGCGATCACCGCGGAAGAGCTTGGATACGACCGAGCGTGGTTTCCGGAATCGTGGGGTCGAGACGCCGTGACGGCGATCGCCACGACCGCAGAACGAACCGACGAGATCGGCCTCGGAACGAGTATCGTCAACGTCTACTCGCGCTCGCCGGCACTGCTGGGCCAGACTGCAGCGACGTTGCAGGAGGCAACTGACGGTCGATTCCGCCTCGGCGTCGGTCCGAGCGGACCGATCGTCATCGAGAACTGGCATGGACAGGAGTTCGGGAACCCGCTCAGGCGAACACGGGAGACGATCGACATCGTCAAGCAGGTTCTGACCGGCGAACCCGTGCAGTACGACGGCGAGTACTTCGATCTGAACGGGTTTAGACTGCGGTGTGACGCGCCCGACCCGGCCCCACCGATCGACGCAGCGGCGCTCGGCCCGAAAGCGGTCGAACTGGTCGGACGCTTCGCCGACGGCTGGCACGCGGTCAACTACACCAGCGGCGGCATCGAAGAGCGACTCGAGGACCTCGAACGCGGTGCCGAATTGGGTGATCGCGATCCGGATGACATTCGTGTTACGCTGTCGGTCGGGTGCTGTGCACTCGAGGACGCAGAGCGAGCGAACGAACTCGTCTCACAGCATATCGCCTTCTACATCGGCGGCATGGGGACGTTCTACCGGGACAACCTCGCTCGACAAGGCTACGAGGACCTTGCTCACGAAATCCACGACGCCTGGCAAGAAGACGAACGCGACCACGCGGTCGACCTCGTCCAGTCCGAACTTCGCGAGCAGATGGGCGCTGCCGGCACGCCGGCGGACGCTCGAGACCAACTCGAGAAGTTCGAGTCGATCGACGGCGTCGACGCGGTTTACGTTTCGTTCCCGCGTGGAGCGACGACGGACGAAATTCACGAGACGATGACAGCACTCGCACCGTAG
- a CDS encoding enoyl-CoA hydratase/isomerase family protein — MQESFETTTVEFDEDTGVGRVTLNRPDALNALSGQLREDIVESLRLLNEQNDDEIALRVVVISGAAGNFCAGADITEFEDASPGGSPERTHYQFIMDFPVPVIAKIDGYCLGGGLETAMACDFRFAAEDARLGLPEVDLGIIPGAGGVQYISELAGPAAAKEIAMTGDHISATRADELGIVNRVPDDLDEATQKFAEKIASKPPLAIQTIKNSARISTQTSLKEGIDYDNKVFEPLLATEDHKEGARAFAEDDYEPEFTGR, encoded by the coding sequence ATGCAGGAATCATTTGAAACCACGACAGTGGAATTCGACGAAGACACCGGCGTTGGACGAGTAACGTTGAACCGACCCGACGCACTCAACGCACTGAGCGGACAACTCCGCGAGGACATCGTCGAAAGCCTTCGACTGCTAAATGAGCAAAACGACGACGAGATCGCGCTCCGAGTGGTCGTCATCAGCGGTGCGGCGGGGAACTTCTGTGCCGGCGCCGACATCACCGAGTTCGAGGATGCCTCCCCCGGTGGCAGCCCCGAACGCACCCACTACCAGTTCATTATGGACTTCCCGGTGCCAGTGATCGCAAAGATCGACGGCTACTGTCTCGGCGGCGGACTCGAGACGGCGATGGCCTGTGACTTCCGGTTCGCGGCCGAGGATGCACGCCTCGGGCTTCCAGAAGTCGACCTGGGTATCATCCCCGGAGCCGGTGGCGTCCAGTATATTTCCGAACTGGCCGGTCCCGCCGCGGCCAAAGAGATCGCGATGACCGGAGATCACATCAGTGCGACCCGTGCGGACGAACTCGGCATCGTCAACCGCGTTCCAGACGATCTGGACGAGGCGACACAGAAATTCGCGGAGAAGATCGCCTCGAAACCACCGCTCGCGATCCAGACGATCAAAAATTCCGCTCGCATTTCCACTCAGACGTCGCTCAAGGAGGGGATCGATTACGACAATAAGGTGTTCGAGCCGCTACTGGCAACTGAAGATCACAAAGAAGGCGCTCGAGCGTTCGCCGAAGACGACTACGAGCCGGAGTTCACGGGCCGCTAA
- a CDS encoding CaiB/BaiF CoA transferase family protein, with product MQLNGVRILDLTRLLPGPYATQLLADSGAEVIKVEDTGAGDYARHGQPRSERDVGAIFEMVNRGKKSVSIDLKSDEGTEAFYRLVESADVVFEQFRPGVVDRLGIDYETLCSYNEDLIYCSLTGYGQEGPWSDRAGHDLNYVGLAGLLDMTRESPSDKPQMPGYPIGDMSGGLFSAFAITEALLSRELGNTNGEYIDVAMSDVVASFSQSVTYQALTGDPAEPRPGETALSGKFPWYDSYATADGKWVTLAALEPKFWRAFCEAVGAEHLIDAHDDHDTETFATVRAELEDLFAERTREEWEDALGDVDAAFGGVYTPAEMVEHPQLEAREMIERPENAPSRIGFPARSSEAPAGAGETLPAQGEHTDSVLSAVGYSDAELEELRDADAIR from the coding sequence ATGCAACTCAACGGAGTACGTATACTCGACCTCACACGCTTGCTTCCGGGCCCGTACGCGACCCAACTGCTCGCCGATTCCGGTGCTGAAGTAATCAAAGTCGAAGACACTGGTGCCGGTGACTACGCTCGACACGGCCAGCCTCGCTCCGAGCGAGACGTCGGCGCCATCTTCGAGATGGTCAACCGAGGGAAGAAGAGCGTCTCGATCGATCTCAAGTCCGACGAGGGAACGGAGGCCTTCTACCGACTCGTGGAATCGGCTGACGTCGTCTTCGAGCAGTTTCGTCCCGGCGTCGTCGACCGACTCGGCATCGATTACGAGACGCTGTGTTCGTACAACGAGGACCTGATCTACTGCTCGCTGACCGGGTACGGACAGGAAGGGCCGTGGTCGGACCGAGCGGGCCACGATCTGAACTACGTCGGGTTAGCCGGACTGCTCGATATGACTCGAGAATCTCCCTCGGATAAACCCCAGATGCCTGGATACCCGATCGGAGATATGAGCGGCGGACTGTTCTCCGCGTTCGCGATCACCGAAGCGTTGCTATCGCGCGAACTCGGTAACACCAACGGTGAGTACATTGATGTCGCGATGAGCGACGTCGTCGCCTCGTTTTCGCAGTCGGTCACGTATCAGGCGCTGACTGGTGATCCGGCCGAACCGCGCCCCGGTGAAACCGCGCTTTCGGGGAAGTTCCCGTGGTACGACAGCTATGCGACGGCAGACGGCAAATGGGTCACGCTCGCCGCGCTCGAGCCGAAGTTCTGGCGGGCCTTCTGTGAAGCTGTCGGGGCGGAACACCTCATCGACGCTCACGACGACCACGATACGGAGACGTTCGCGACGGTGCGCGCGGAACTCGAGGACCTGTTCGCCGAACGGACTCGTGAGGAGTGGGAGGACGCGCTCGGCGACGTCGATGCGGCTTTCGGCGGCGTCTACACACCCGCAGAGATGGTCGAACACCCACAACTCGAGGCACGAGAGATGATCGAGCGACCCGAGAACGCCCCGTCGCGGATCGGCTTCCCCGCACGCTCGAGCGAAGCGCCAGCGGGGGCGGGCGAAACCCTCCCGGCCCAGGGCGAGCACACCGATTCCGTGCTCTCAGCGGTGGGATACTCGGACGCGGAACTCGAGGAACTTCGGGACGCGGACGCGATACGGTAA
- a CDS encoding ABC transporter substrate-binding protein, with product MGEHTIPGITRRRVLQTGAVATGIGISGCLGGGGDTLQYMGRGGATQDAFRDILTEWEDENDVDVQHMEVADDTEMLSVLEGSPGEIDFCNPSPNGFAQFREADVLMDLDYGEIPNYDNIDGPWHDAPFLEDHEDGVYRYISTQGLAYNTEEVDEFDSWDEIEREAYEGQISLFAGPDARFANAAAAAGEDINEIEDDDVFDAIIEKVEDQHENVFQYWESGDQHMQFLREEQAVISSAWGGRVLSLQADDYPIEYFIPEEGAVTHSEGYAIPEESENEETVHELLNWLYERDNLVELSTNIDYPIPIEDPPEEITELPDYTEHPDDLTWIDWDVVLPMQEEMTQAFDEIRSG from the coding sequence ATGGGTGAACACACCATTCCAGGCATCACGCGTCGGCGGGTATTACAGACCGGGGCCGTCGCAACCGGCATTGGGATTTCCGGTTGTCTCGGCGGAGGCGGTGATACGCTACAGTACATGGGACGTGGCGGTGCAACCCAGGATGCATTCAGAGACATCTTGACCGAGTGGGAGGACGAAAACGACGTCGACGTCCAGCACATGGAGGTCGCAGACGATACGGAAATGCTCAGCGTCCTCGAAGGGAGTCCCGGCGAGATCGACTTTTGCAATCCGTCGCCGAACGGGTTCGCTCAATTTCGCGAGGCAGACGTCCTCATGGACCTCGATTACGGAGAAATTCCGAACTACGACAACATCGACGGACCGTGGCACGACGCGCCGTTCCTCGAGGACCACGAGGACGGCGTCTACCGGTACATCTCGACGCAAGGTCTCGCGTACAACACAGAGGAGGTCGACGAGTTCGATTCCTGGGACGAGATCGAACGCGAAGCGTACGAAGGCCAGATCTCGCTCTTCGCTGGACCGGATGCGCGCTTTGCCAACGCTGCGGCTGCCGCGGGCGAAGACATCAACGAAATCGAAGACGACGACGTCTTCGACGCGATTATCGAGAAGGTCGAGGACCAACACGAGAACGTCTTCCAGTACTGGGAGTCGGGCGACCAACACATGCAATTTCTTCGTGAAGAACAAGCGGTAATCTCCTCGGCCTGGGGCGGCCGGGTCCTCTCGTTACAGGCTGACGACTATCCGATCGAGTACTTCATCCCCGAGGAAGGAGCCGTCACGCACAGCGAAGGATACGCGATCCCCGAAGAGAGTGAGAACGAGGAAACGGTACACGAACTCCTCAATTGGCTCTACGAACGGGACAACCTCGTAGAGCTATCGACGAACATCGACTACCCAATTCCGATCGAAGATCCGCCGGAGGAAATCACTGAATTGCCGGACTACACGGAACACCCGGACGACCTGACGTGGATCGACTGGGATGTCGTGTTACCAATGCAAGAAGAAATGACACAGGCTTTCGACGAAATCCGTAGCGGCTAG
- a CDS encoding SDR family NAD(P)-dependent oxidoreductase, with protein sequence MDLGITDRTAVVTGGGGRIGGEDCRKLAEEGVNVVPLDVDEDGAAQVAEEINETAGGGNAMAVACDLTDRADVSESIGDVRDEFGGVDILVNNAAMVDARARIGDFEDDVWDRDVEINLTGTYNISKEVFPRMCERGWGRVINMSSMAGWYGGFGQFSYSATKAAMIGVGKTMALEGAQAGVTSNVIAPNIVVGEWSDMDPDELRENVDPYFARIAEATPMRALGSEADVADMITYLSSEQAGYVTGQVIGVTGGVDLFSF encoded by the coding sequence ATGGATTTAGGTATTACCGATAGGACTGCGGTCGTCACCGGCGGTGGCGGTCGAATTGGCGGTGAAGACTGTCGCAAACTCGCCGAGGAAGGCGTCAACGTCGTCCCATTAGACGTCGACGAAGACGGGGCCGCGCAAGTAGCCGAGGAGATCAACGAAACCGCAGGCGGCGGCAACGCCATGGCAGTCGCGTGTGACCTCACGGATCGAGCCGACGTGAGCGAATCAATCGGCGACGTCAGAGACGAGTTCGGCGGCGTCGACATCCTCGTGAACAACGCAGCGATGGTCGACGCGAGAGCTCGTATCGGTGACTTCGAGGACGATGTCTGGGATCGCGACGTCGAGATCAACCTCACCGGAACCTACAATATTAGCAAGGAAGTCTTCCCCAGGATGTGCGAGCGCGGTTGGGGTCGCGTCATCAATATGTCGTCGATGGCCGGCTGGTACGGCGGATTCGGTCAGTTCTCCTACTCGGCAACGAAAGCAGCGATGATCGGTGTCGGAAAGACGATGGCCCTCGAGGGCGCACAGGCGGGCGTCACCTCGAACGTCATCGCACCGAACATCGTCGTCGGCGAGTGGTCTGATATGGACCCTGACGAACTACGAGAGAACGTCGACCCCTACTTCGCGCGAATCGCCGAGGCGACACCGATGCGCGCACTGGGGAGTGAAGCCGACGTTGCCGACATGATCACCTACCTCAGTTCGGAACAGGCCGGTTACGTCACAGGCCAAGTTATCGGCGTGACTGGCGGTGTCGACCTCTTCTCCTTCTGA
- a CDS encoding acyl-CoA synthetase gives MIDDSDIEPRVDTYRFYREEWDDYEELYESFEWEIPETFNMATFLCERWATGEARPALFDASSANSRTRYSFDQLEENANQLAQAFADRGIERGDRIAVSGAQRVETLVTHIAAWKLGAVSVPLSVLLGPDALSFRLEDSETVAFVAHDDSLEALRTVAPDIGVLETTLVVGDESLTDEETAFWDALEGQPSTFETVSTPADDPAMMIYTSGTTGNPKGVIHPHRSMLGALPAVLLGQYNLQVRADDVNRTVVEWSWIGSLYLSLFPALYFGTPTVIDASGEFDPEREFELIDRYDVTTTGGPATALRMLVHSESADRYDLSSVRVIVQGGEALDRDTATRLTDVFENAVVHEVYGQTEALQFVADCTALGVDHQFGKMGKVAPGHTVRIQDPETGESLERGEVGEIALEYDGNPMCFEEYWNRSDATAEKVQNGWLRTEDLGVLSEDGYLSFRSRTDDVIISSGYKIGPTEIEECLAEHDAVASSGVIGVPHETRGEIPKAFVVLTDDADASESMRETLQDHVRSRLAKYQYPREIEFADELPKTSTGKVRRLDLRKREGLAPS, from the coding sequence ATGATAGACGATAGTGATATCGAGCCACGCGTGGATACTTACCGGTTCTATCGCGAAGAGTGGGACGACTACGAAGAACTGTACGAGTCCTTCGAGTGGGAGATTCCCGAGACGTTCAACATGGCGACGTTCCTCTGTGAACGGTGGGCGACCGGCGAGGCCCGTCCCGCGCTCTTCGACGCCTCGAGCGCCAACTCGAGAACTCGATACAGTTTCGACCAGCTCGAGGAGAACGCGAACCAGCTCGCACAGGCGTTCGCCGACCGCGGGATCGAACGCGGGGACCGGATTGCTGTCAGCGGGGCACAGCGAGTCGAAACGCTCGTCACACACATCGCAGCGTGGAAACTCGGTGCCGTCTCGGTTCCGTTGAGCGTCCTCCTCGGCCCGGATGCGCTGTCGTTTCGCCTCGAGGACAGCGAGACAGTGGCATTCGTCGCCCACGACGACAGTCTCGAGGCGCTCCGGACCGTTGCCCCCGATATCGGGGTGCTCGAAACCACGCTCGTCGTCGGTGACGAGTCGCTGACCGACGAGGAGACGGCGTTCTGGGATGCACTCGAGGGACAGCCATCGACGTTCGAGACCGTTTCGACGCCGGCCGACGATCCGGCGATGATGATCTACACGAGCGGGACAACCGGGAACCCGAAGGGCGTGATTCACCCACACCGTAGCATGCTGGGTGCACTGCCGGCAGTGTTGCTCGGCCAGTACAACCTCCAGGTGCGTGCAGACGACGTCAATCGCACCGTCGTCGAGTGGTCGTGGATCGGTTCGCTGTATCTCAGTCTCTTCCCGGCGCTGTACTTCGGCACGCCGACGGTTATCGATGCGAGCGGCGAATTCGATCCGGAACGGGAGTTCGAACTGATCGATCGGTACGACGTGACGACGACTGGCGGTCCAGCGACTGCGCTTCGCATGCTGGTCCACTCCGAGAGCGCCGACCGATACGATCTCTCGAGCGTTCGCGTCATCGTTCAGGGTGGCGAGGCCCTCGATCGAGACACGGCAACGCGACTGACCGACGTTTTCGAGAACGCCGTCGTACACGAAGTGTACGGGCAGACAGAGGCCTTGCAGTTCGTCGCCGACTGCACGGCACTCGGGGTCGACCACCAGTTCGGTAAGATGGGCAAGGTCGCCCCCGGACACACCGTTCGGATTCAGGATCCTGAAACCGGCGAGTCCCTCGAGCGGGGTGAAGTCGGTGAAATCGCACTCGAGTACGACGGCAACCCCATGTGCTTCGAGGAGTACTGGAACCGATCGGACGCTACCGCCGAAAAGGTTCAAAACGGGTGGTTACGAACCGAGGATCTGGGCGTGCTGTCCGAGGACGGTTATCTCTCCTTTCGAAGCCGAACGGACGACGTCATCATTAGCTCCGGCTACAAGATCGGCCCGACGGAAATCGAGGAGTGTCTGGCCGAACACGACGCGGTTGCTTCCTCGGGCGTGATCGGCGTGCCCCACGAAACGCGGGGAGAAATCCCCAAAGCGTTCGTGGTACTCACCGACGACGCCGACGCGTCCGAGTCGATGCGAGAGACACTCCAAGACCACGTCCGCTCACGGCTGGCGAAGTACCAGTACCCCCGTGAGATCGAGTTTGCCGACGAACTTCCGAAGACGTCGACGGGCAAGGTTCGCCGTCTCGACCTGCGTAAGCGAGAAGGACTCGCGCCGTCTTGA
- a CDS encoding MBL fold metallo-hydrolase, which produces MADSDRTPASGIERRVHRFEFTVEWPPGHAAAYLLDGDETVLVDAGMPGDDARSELSAGLAASRHDLDVDHLLLTHAHRDHIGQVRTLLENGSPTVYAPRQIAERFQRDVETIATATRANLVEAGVDEDVLDTAADRLVGFHRTIRELLPLEAVDVWLDHGSPVDIGPLTVEPIHAPGHHVSQYCYRTELDGERTLFSGDVAMEPFRAPALLVNFDDGVRESVTTFLESLHRLTSYAVDRVYPGHGPVHAEYDAMVARSIADIETRLEETVDAVSTNGTTAFDLAYERTGRTHDIERLLVETVGMLSHLETEGRVESTLEDGVRYYFPV; this is translated from the coding sequence ATGGCAGATTCCGATCGAACGCCCGCGAGTGGGATCGAGCGACGGGTGCATCGATTCGAGTTCACGGTCGAATGGCCACCGGGACACGCGGCGGCGTACCTCCTCGACGGTGACGAAACGGTCCTCGTCGACGCGGGGATGCCCGGCGACGACGCCAGAAGCGAGCTTTCCGCCGGCTTGGCCGCCTCTCGACACGACCTCGACGTCGATCACCTCTTGCTCACCCACGCACACAGAGACCACATCGGGCAGGTTCGGACGCTACTCGAGAACGGATCGCCGACCGTGTACGCGCCACGACAGATCGCAGAGCGATTCCAACGGGACGTAGAGACGATTGCGACGGCGACCCGGGCGAACCTCGTCGAGGCCGGCGTCGACGAGGACGTACTCGACACTGCAGCCGACCGCCTCGTCGGATTTCATCGAACCATCCGGGAGCTACTGCCACTCGAGGCGGTCGACGTCTGGCTCGACCACGGGAGCCCCGTCGACATCGGCCCGCTTACAGTCGAGCCGATTCACGCGCCGGGCCATCACGTCTCGCAGTACTGCTATCGGACGGAACTCGACGGCGAGCGGACGCTGTTCTCCGGCGACGTCGCGATGGAACCGTTTCGCGCGCCGGCACTGCTCGTCAACTTCGACGATGGCGTTCGCGAGTCGGTCACGACCTTCCTCGAGTCGTTACACCGCCTCACGTCGTACGCCGTCGATCGCGTCTATCCCGGCCACGGCCCGGTACACGCCGAGTACGACGCCATGGTCGCGCGATCGATTGCAGATATCGAGACGCGTCTCGAGGAGACCGTCGATGCAGTTTCGACGAACGGCACGACGGCGTTCGATCTCGCGTACGAACGAACAGGACGGACGCACGATATCGAACGCTTACTCGTCGAAACGGTCGGCATGCTCTCTCACCTCGAGACGGAGGGGCGTGTCGAATCGACGCTCGAGGACGGCGTTCGATACTATTTTCCGGTGTAA
- a CDS encoding SDR family NAD(P)-dependent oxidoreductase — translation MTRSQFSVDGQTAVVTGSSSGIGKAIVERFADDGANVVVTSREAANVEPVADEINESDAPGEALALECDVTDRGAVEELVRTTVDEFGSLDILVNNAGASFQASPAEISENGWKTIVDINLHGTFHCSQVAYEQMSADSGGQIINVASVAGQRGSKNMSHYGAAKAAVINYTTSVAADWSEDDVWVNCIAPGLVATEGVRTQMGIDGDVDAIDRSRADRTIGRPEEVADLAQFLASPASSYIVGETVTIKGVPRLEE, via the coding sequence ATGACGCGCTCGCAGTTCAGCGTCGATGGCCAGACGGCCGTCGTCACGGGTTCCTCGAGCGGGATCGGGAAGGCCATCGTCGAACGCTTTGCCGACGACGGCGCGAACGTCGTCGTCACCTCGAGAGAAGCGGCCAACGTCGAACCGGTCGCCGACGAAATCAACGAGAGCGATGCCCCCGGCGAGGCGCTCGCACTCGAGTGCGACGTGACGGACCGTGGTGCCGTCGAGGAACTCGTGCGGACGACCGTCGACGAGTTCGGTAGCCTCGATATTCTCGTTAACAACGCCGGCGCGAGCTTTCAAGCGTCGCCCGCCGAAATCAGCGAGAACGGCTGGAAGACGATCGTCGACATCAACCTCCACGGGACGTTCCACTGCTCGCAGGTCGCCTACGAACAGATGAGTGCCGACAGTGGCGGCCAGATAATCAACGTTGCGAGCGTCGCCGGCCAGCGTGGCTCGAAGAACATGAGTCACTACGGCGCAGCCAAAGCGGCCGTCATCAACTACACGACCTCGGTAGCGGCCGACTGGTCGGAAGACGACGTGTGGGTCAACTGCATTGCTCCGGGCCTCGTTGCGACGGAGGGTGTTCGAACACAGATGGGAATCGACGGAGATGTCGACGCGATCGATCGCTCGAGAGCCGACCGGACGATCGGTCGTCCCGAGGAGGTCGCCGATCTCGCACAGTTCCTCGCCAGTCCGGCATCGTCGTACATCGTCGGCGAGACGGTTACGATAAAGGGTGTCCCACGACTCGAGGAGTAA
- a CDS encoding ABC transporter substrate-binding protein — protein MVDNTIQQPTRRQVLQTGSVVAGAAVAGCLGGSDDDTLGYISRGGITQDAERELFEEWSADSGIDVTHQEVADDAEMVELIAANPNDFDFANLVSWAYELNRLEHDEGLFAEIDVDRVPNYDNVDDAWQSAPLVDDNPYGIFYYISTQGLIYNTEHGDISSWEDMKDEEYDGELTLQDSAVSRFGNSCASLGYDIAEAANDDDLYEDAVAEMEDQHENVFTYWTAGDEFMRLLREEQAAVSEGWGGRAENLQEDGYPVEYVIPEEGCITWSTAFSIVEESDMKEEVYDLLDFIYERENAVELAQTHKYPVPLEDPPEEITERAEYTEDPDDLVWIDWSDIVPLQEELEQRHNEIQS, from the coding sequence ATGGTAGACAATACCATTCAACAACCGACGAGGAGACAGGTGCTTCAGACGGGCAGCGTCGTCGCGGGAGCCGCCGTTGCGGGGTGTCTGGGGGGCAGCGACGACGACACGCTCGGATACATTAGCCGCGGTGGAATCACGCAGGACGCCGAACGCGAACTGTTCGAAGAGTGGAGCGCAGATAGCGGGATCGACGTCACACACCAGGAAGTCGCGGACGACGCCGAGATGGTCGAACTCATCGCAGCCAATCCGAACGACTTCGACTTCGCGAACTTAGTATCGTGGGCATACGAACTCAACCGACTCGAGCACGACGAGGGTCTCTTCGCGGAGATCGACGTCGATCGAGTCCCGAACTACGACAACGTGGACGACGCCTGGCAGTCTGCACCGCTCGTTGACGACAATCCCTACGGAATTTTTTATTACATTTCGACTCAGGGGTTGATCTACAACACCGAACACGGCGATATCTCGTCGTGGGAAGATATGAAAGACGAGGAGTACGACGGCGAATTGACGCTCCAGGACAGCGCCGTTTCGCGGTTCGGAAATTCGTGCGCGAGCCTCGGATACGACATCGCGGAGGCCGCGAACGACGACGACCTCTACGAGGACGCCGTCGCAGAGATGGAAGACCAACACGAGAACGTGTTCACCTACTGGACCGCCGGCGACGAGTTCATGCGGTTGCTCCGAGAGGAACAGGCCGCCGTTTCCGAAGGGTGGGGCGGACGTGCGGAGAACCTTCAGGAGGACGGCTACCCGGTCGAGTACGTTATACCAGAGGAGGGGTGTATCACGTGGTCGACCGCGTTCTCCATCGTCGAGGAAAGCGACATGAAAGAGGAGGTGTACGATCTTCTCGACTTTATCTACGAACGCGAGAACGCCGTCGAACTGGCACAAACTCACAAATACCCCGTTCCGCTCGAGGACCCTCCCGAAGAGATCACTGAACGCGCGGAGTACACCGAAGACCCGGACGACCTCGTCTGGATCGACTGGTCCGACATCGTTCCGTTGCAAGAGGAGTTAGAGCAGCGACACAACGAGATTCAAAGCTAA